In Pseudoalteromonas sp. MM1, a single window of DNA contains:
- the dnaA gene encoding chromosomal replication initiator protein DnaA, with protein sequence MYLSVWQSCLYVLQDELPSQQFSMWVRPLQAESTEDTLTIYAPNRFVLDWVREKYLNRINELLVEICGDEAPELRFDVGSKPLLNTQAAAPSVEAPASPSSQAPAKQQPVEQKAAVEPAPKSGYKSNIKDNYTFDSFVEGKSNQLAKAAATQVADNPGSAFNPVFIYGGTGLGKTHLLHAVGNGIMANKPDAKIVYMHSERFVQDMVKALQNNAIEEFKRYYRSVDALMIDDIQFFANKERSQEEFFHTFNALLEGNQQIILTSDRYPKEIEGVEDRLKSRFGWGLTIAIEPPELETRVAILMKKAQQSKINLPHEVAFFIAKKLRSNVRELEGALNRVIANANFTGRPISIDFVKEALRDLLALQDKLVTIDNIQRTVAEYYRIRVSDLLSKRRSRSIARPRQVAMALSKELTNHSLPEIGDAFGGRDHTTVLHACRKVKSLRDESHEIKEDYQNLIRTLSS encoded by the coding sequence GTGTATCTGTCGGTTTGGCAAAGTTGTTTATATGTATTGCAAGATGAGTTGCCTTCGCAACAATTCAGTATGTGGGTAAGACCACTACAAGCAGAAAGTACCGAAGATACCTTAACGATTTACGCACCTAATCGCTTTGTTCTTGATTGGGTAAGAGAAAAGTATTTAAACCGTATTAATGAGTTACTGGTAGAAATTTGTGGTGATGAAGCGCCCGAGTTACGTTTTGATGTTGGTAGTAAACCACTACTAAATACTCAAGCGGCGGCGCCAAGTGTTGAAGCCCCTGCATCACCTAGTTCACAGGCTCCTGCTAAACAGCAACCTGTAGAACAAAAAGCAGCAGTAGAACCAGCGCCTAAATCAGGCTATAAATCTAATATAAAAGATAACTATACCTTTGACAGCTTTGTTGAGGGTAAATCTAACCAGCTAGCAAAAGCGGCTGCAACACAAGTTGCAGATAACCCTGGCTCTGCCTTTAACCCGGTATTTATTTACGGTGGCACAGGCTTAGGTAAAACTCACTTATTACATGCAGTAGGTAATGGCATTATGGCTAACAAGCCCGATGCTAAAATTGTTTACATGCATTCTGAGCGCTTTGTGCAAGACATGGTAAAAGCACTACAAAATAATGCCATTGAAGAATTCAAACGTTATTACCGTAGTGTAGATGCGCTAATGATTGATGATATTCAATTTTTTGCTAATAAAGAGCGCTCACAAGAAGAATTTTTTCATACTTTTAATGCATTATTAGAAGGTAATCAGCAAATTATTTTAACCTCTGACCGCTACCCAAAAGAAATAGAAGGTGTAGAAGACAGACTTAAGTCACGTTTTGGTTGGGGTTTAACAATTGCTATAGAGCCGCCAGAGCTTGAAACGCGCGTAGCTATTTTGATGAAAAAAGCGCAGCAAAGTAAAATTAATTTACCGCACGAAGTTGCCTTTTTTATCGCTAAAAAACTGCGCTCAAACGTACGTGAATTAGAAGGCGCGCTTAACCGTGTAATAGCCAATGCTAATTTTACCGGGCGTCCAATTTCTATCGACTTTGTAAAAGAAGCGCTGCGCGATTTATTGGCACTACAAGATAAACTTGTCACTATAGACAACATACAGCGCACCGTGGCCGAGTATTACAGAATTCGTGTGTCAGATCTGTTATCAAAGCGTCGTAGCCGCTCTATCGCAAGGCCGCGGCAAGTAGCTATGGCATTATCTAAAGAATTAACTAATCACAGTTTACCTGAGATTGGTGACGCATTTGGTGGACGTGACCACACCACTGTATTACATGCGTGTCGTAAGGTTAAATCACTCCGTGATGAGAGCCACGAAATAAAAGAAGATTATCAAAATTTAATAAGAACGTTGTCATCTTAG
- the dnaN gene encoding DNA polymerase III subunit beta, giving the protein MQITISREQFLKPLVQVSGAIERKHTLPILSNVLLVVENGQLSMTGTDLEIELVAGVFVGDDIADTKLTLPAKKLLDICKSLPDGSELTLSLQEHQLLLTSGKSRFSLTTLAAEDFPNLEQWDGEVEFQLTRLELRKLLESTHFSMANQDVRYYLNGMSFEVDNADIKTVATDGHRLAIAQKELSQSLNTQRQLIIPRKGVQEIMRLMVADEELVTIQFGANHIRIIDVEFTFTSKLVDGRFPDYRRVLPRGGDKVITANREWLRNAFQRVSILSNEKFRGVRLNLANGLLKITANNPEQEEAEEIVEVMYEGDELEIGFNVSYVLDVLNTLKTEDVLFTLADSNSSALIEGAGDEEAMYVVMPMRL; this is encoded by the coding sequence ATGCAAATAACCATTTCAAGAGAACAATTTTTAAAGCCATTAGTGCAAGTATCGGGTGCCATTGAGCGTAAACATACGTTACCTATATTATCTAATGTACTGTTAGTGGTAGAAAATGGGCAACTTTCAATGACAGGCACAGACCTTGAAATTGAACTCGTTGCAGGTGTTTTTGTTGGTGATGATATTGCCGATACAAAGTTAACACTACCTGCTAAAAAATTACTCGATATTTGTAAAAGCCTACCAGATGGCTCTGAGCTTACGTTGAGCTTGCAAGAGCATCAACTGCTATTAACAAGTGGTAAAAGCCGCTTTTCACTGACTACACTTGCCGCGGAAGATTTTCCTAATTTAGAGCAGTGGGATGGCGAGGTTGAGTTTCAACTAACGCGTTTAGAGTTACGTAAGTTGCTCGAAAGCACGCATTTTTCAATGGCTAACCAAGATGTACGTTACTACTTAAATGGTATGTCGTTTGAAGTTGATAACGCGGATATTAAAACAGTCGCCACCGATGGTCACCGTTTAGCAATCGCACAAAAAGAATTAAGCCAATCGTTAAATACGCAGCGCCAACTAATAATACCGCGTAAAGGTGTGCAAGAAATTATGCGCCTTATGGTTGCCGATGAAGAATTAGTTACTATTCAATTTGGCGCTAATCATATTCGTATTATTGATGTGGAATTTACTTTTACCAGCAAGCTAGTGGATGGCCGTTTCCCGGATTACCGCCGAGTATTACCGCGTGGTGGAGATAAAGTAATTACCGCTAACCGTGAATGGTTACGTAATGCGTTTCAACGTGTGTCTATTTTATCTAACGAAAAATTTAGAGGTGTGCGTTTAAACCTTGCCAATGGCTTACTTAAAATTACGGCTAATAACCCTGAGCAAGAAGAGGCTGAGGAAATAGTAGAAGTAATGTATGAGGGTGATGAGTTAGAAATTGGTTTTAACGTATCGTATGTATTAGATGTACTAAATACATTAAAAACAGAAGATGTACTATTTACATTAGCAGATTCAAATAGCAGCGCACTTATTGAAGGTGCGGGTGATGAAGAAGCTATGTACGTGGTTATGCCTATGCGATTATAA
- the recF gene encoding DNA replication/repair protein RecF (All proteins in this family for which functions are known are DNA-binding proteins that assist the filamentation of RecA onto DNA for the initiation of recombination or recombinational repair.) has translation MSLSHLSLKYFRNIEALTLEPVNGVNIIYGENGSGKTSLLEAIYYLSHGKSFRTPKHKSIIQHQQDQFVIHGRKALHDLSIPIGISKTQSGETNLKIQGKASRKISELAQLMPVQIITPESYSLFFGGPKERRKFLDLGLFHVEHEFFYLWQSFNKVLKQRNALLKSKPKNYFDQIRFWDKEFVRLAEQINKLRMAYISRFKQQFFDKMCAELTLIRDLEINFNAGWKDSESLSDALEQNFERDARQGFTSKGPHKADFSFSVAGNSVENTFSRGQLKLLLYALKVTQNSLIESETDKQSILLIDDLPSELGEDTKEKVGQLLAHCSSQIFISSILSESISAVVEPMQRELQMFHVKHGNLITR, from the coding sequence ATGAGTTTAAGTCACTTGAGCCTCAAGTATTTTCGTAATATTGAGGCACTGACGCTAGAACCAGTCAACGGCGTTAATATAATTTATGGTGAAAACGGCAGCGGAAAAACCAGCCTTTTAGAGGCTATTTATTACCTTTCTCACGGCAAATCTTTTCGAACACCTAAACATAAAAGTATTATTCAACATCAGCAAGATCAGTTTGTAATACATGGCCGCAAAGCGCTACACGACTTGTCTATCCCTATTGGAATTAGTAAAACCCAAAGTGGTGAAACTAATTTAAAAATACAAGGCAAGGCCAGTAGAAAAATCTCTGAACTTGCACAGTTAATGCCTGTGCAGATTATTACACCTGAAAGCTATTCATTGTTTTTTGGTGGCCCAAAAGAGCGACGTAAGTTTTTAGATTTGGGTTTGTTCCACGTGGAACATGAGTTTTTTTATTTATGGCAATCGTTTAATAAAGTGCTTAAACAACGCAATGCATTATTAAAAAGCAAGCCAAAGAATTATTTTGACCAAATTAGGTTTTGGGACAAAGAATTTGTTAGACTGGCAGAACAAATAAATAAATTAAGAATGGCGTATATAAGTAGGTTTAAGCAGCAGTTTTTTGATAAAATGTGTGCAGAATTAACGCTTATACGCGATTTAGAAATCAACTTTAATGCAGGCTGGAAAGACAGTGAGTCTTTAAGTGATGCATTAGAGCAAAACTTTGAGCGAGACGCTCGCCAAGGTTTTACAAGTAAAGGCCCTCATAAGGCTGACTTTAGTTTTAGTGTCGCTGGCAATAGTGTAGAGAATACGTTCTCGCGCGGTCAATTGAAGTTATTGCTTTATGCGTTAAAAGTAACGCAAAATAGTTTAATTGAGTCAGAGACAGATAAGCAATCTATATTGCTAATAGATGATTTACCTTCAGAGTTAGGCGAAGATACAAAAGAGAAAGTGGGACAATTATTGGCTCATTGCAGTTCTCAAATTTTTATTTCTTCAATTTTGTCTGAAAGTATTTCTGCTGTGGTGGAACCCATGCAACGAGAACTACAAATGTTCCACGTGAAACATGGCAACCTAATAACAAGATAA